The Schistosoma mansoni, WGS project CABG00000000 data, supercontig 0160, strain Puerto Rico, whole genome shotgun sequence genome window below encodes:
- a CDS encoding XP_018646752.1, with protein sequence MMHKIVRAVLIAYRPCYTPSPAVKSRTQIQPRQYESLFTNILGFYTNQSNQ encoded by the coding sequence ATGATGcataaaatcgtacgagcagtcttgattgcgtatcggccctgctataCGCCTAGCCcggccgttaagtccagaacacaaatacagcctcggcaatatgaatcattatttacaaacatactgggtttttatacaaaccaaagtaatcaataa